Proteins found in one Planococcus citri chromosome 2, ihPlaCitr1.1, whole genome shotgun sequence genomic segment:
- the LOC135834122 gene encoding uncharacterized protein LOC135834122, giving the protein MFPIAIILCISLGGFSIVKGNEQQLPDNGRLAVGGCLNANFPKYDENQIHIEGVEDYLFVLCDATPNDPFYFEKQLDGIKKKPDQAYDDLKSCLNNHYESNDPNAAFKTSEIDRPIEEIKRTETNKSNKQTDELINRYKQFAITTMKEKANEFHEITQIVLGLCGEHEWVRYKDLDQVNQPKAYNCLRDCAVRLFNIFERLIQEIQTKHKNFQEQQTKNGGSQGNEKQILDQENISQNSDHVDGKVQNEDAENQKEKDSELENKKEAGTSENPTESRDEQSEKGEQNTMKQWFAQLENLLFDTSRYEYAKGIDNYVNSMYLSTFKFSYVNQIEFPQLNVQNY; this is encoded by the exons ATGTTTCCTATCGCCATCATTCTCTGCATCA GTTTAGGAGGATTTTCCATAGTAAAAGGAAATGAACAACAACTTC CTGATAATGGACGACtgg CTGTTGGTGGATGTTTGAATGCAAATTTCCCCAAATACGATGAAAATCAAATACACATAGAAGGAGTAGAGGATTACCTATTTG TTCTTTGTGATGCAACGCCGAATGAtcctttttattttgaaaaacaactggATGGAATTAAGAAGA AACCTGACCAAGCATACGATGATCTAAAATCATGTCTGAATAACCATTACGAGTCCAATGACCCAAATGCTGCATTTAAAACAAGCGAGATCGATAGGCCAATTGAGGAGATAAAGAGAACAGAGACGAATAAGTCAAATAAACAAACCGACGAACTAATCAACAGATACAAGCAATTCGCAATCACTACTATGAAAGAAAAAGCTAATGAATTCCACGAAATAACGCAAATAGTGCTtg GTCTTTGCGGAGAACACGAATGGGTGAGATATAAAGATTTAG ATCAGGTGAATCAACCAA AAGCCTACAATTGCTTACGAGATTGCGCAGTAAGATTATTCAACATATTCGAACGACTCATTCAAGAAATCCAAACcaaacataaaaattttcaagagcagCAAACCAAAAACGGCGGGTCTCAGG gaaatgaaaaacaaatacttGATCAAGAAAACATTAGCCAAAATTCTGACCACGTTGACGGTAAAGTTCAAAACGAAGATGCTGAAAATCAGAAGGAAAAAGATAGCGAACTTGAAA ATAAAAAGGAAGCTGGAACAAGTGAAAATCCAACTGAATCACGTGACGAGCAAAGTGAAAAAG GAGAACAAAATACAATGAAACAATGGTTTGCCCAACTTGAGAATTTGCTTTTTGATACCTCTCGCTACGAGTATGCAAAAGGAATTGATAATTACGTAaatagtatgtacctatctacattcAAATTTAGTTATGTAAATCAAATAGAATTTCCTCAATTAAATGTACAAAATTACTAA